A region from the Vibrio artabrorum genome encodes:
- a CDS encoding ABC-ATPase domain-containing protein, whose product MDQLTAKLKKLEKQNYRAYQQIKGQYDFADFELHIDHIQGDPYASASRFRATRAWSLTGLDWLKEKSYEYQVAARDFIARSFSEFAKQESTVSIALTGQTVLDHTAVVFTEHGIEIRFRINLPADGRSILAKKAINIITFYLPKFIRRATLERELNIDAMIKHCETIEDQEALRAQLNEHNLAAFIANGSILPRIAGNCDLPMKDAVPFAAPDSLSVTLTTPNQGDVTGLGIPKGITLIVGGGFHGKSTLLNAIERSIYNHIPGDGREGIVTAMDTMKIRAEDGRCVHNLNLSNYINHLPMQKDTSDFSTQDASGSTSQAAWLQESIEAGVQTLLIDEDTSATNFMIRDERMQALVSKGDEPITPLVDRIGQLRDEMNVSTVVVMGGSGDYLDVANTVIQMHDYQAVDVTEKAQAVIAQHPTQRNNECETALEMFVPRPLNRASLMKILTDGKFRVNAKGKESLRFGKEFADLSALEQLESTSEVNAIGWAWFQFAQQPGWSDNPAKEFNAILSDEWYANMPKYGDLAKPRTLDIMAALNRMRKSQFKPSH is encoded by the coding sequence ATGGATCAGTTGACTGCAAAGCTTAAAAAGCTCGAAAAACAAAACTACCGTGCATATCAACAAATTAAAGGTCAATACGACTTTGCTGATTTTGAATTACACATCGACCACATCCAAGGTGACCCTTACGCGTCAGCTTCTCGTTTTCGTGCAACGCGCGCGTGGTCTTTGACCGGGTTAGATTGGCTGAAAGAAAAATCTTACGAATACCAAGTCGCCGCTCGTGACTTTATCGCACGTAGCTTCTCTGAGTTCGCGAAACAAGAATCGACCGTGTCTATCGCCTTGACGGGTCAAACGGTATTAGACCACACTGCCGTTGTTTTCACAGAGCACGGTATCGAAATTCGTTTTCGTATTAACCTGCCGGCAGATGGTCGCAGTATCCTTGCAAAGAAAGCCATCAACATTATTACCTTCTATTTGCCTAAGTTTATTCGTCGTGCGACGCTGGAGCGTGAACTCAACATCGATGCGATGATCAAGCATTGTGAAACCATTGAAGACCAAGAAGCGCTGCGCGCTCAATTAAATGAACATAACCTAGCGGCATTCATAGCGAACGGGAGTATCTTGCCACGTATTGCCGGCAACTGTGACCTTCCGATGAAAGACGCGGTACCTTTCGCAGCGCCAGACTCGTTGAGTGTTACTTTAACTACTCCAAACCAAGGTGACGTGACCGGTCTAGGCATTCCAAAAGGCATTACGCTGATCGTTGGCGGTGGTTTTCATGGTAAATCGACACTTTTGAACGCTATTGAACGTTCTATCTATAACCACATCCCTGGTGATGGACGTGAAGGTATCGTAACGGCAATGGATACGATGAAAATTCGTGCGGAAGATGGTCGATGTGTGCATAACTTAAATCTGTCAAACTACATCAACCATTTACCGATGCAGAAAGACACGTCTGATTTCAGCACTCAAGACGCTTCTGGTTCTACGTCACAAGCCGCTTGGTTGCAAGAATCGATTGAAGCCGGAGTTCAAACTCTACTTATCGATGAAGATACGTCAGCGACTAACTTTATGATTCGTGACGAGCGCATGCAGGCTCTTGTCTCTAAAGGTGATGAGCCTATCACCCCTCTTGTTGACCGTATTGGCCAACTGCGCGACGAAATGAACGTATCTACCGTCGTCGTTATGGGAGGATCCGGTGATTACCTAGACGTAGCAAATACCGTTATACAAATGCACGACTACCAAGCCGTCGATGTGACAGAAAAAGCACAAGCCGTGATTGCTCAGCATCCAACTCAGCGTAATAATGAATGCGAAACGGCTTTAGAGATGTTTGTTCCGCGACCATTGAACCGTGCTTCCCTAATGAAGATTCTTACCGATGGTAAGTTCCGCGTAAACGCTAAAGGCAAAGAGTCACTCAGATTTGGTAAAGAGTTCGCGGATCTCTCTGCGCTTGAGCAATTAGAGTCCACTTCAGAGGTTAATGCGATTGGGTGGGCTTGGTTCCAGTTCGCTCAACAACCCGGTTGGTCAGACAATCCAGCAAAAGAGTTTAACGCAATTTTAAGTGATGAATGGTACGCAAACATGCCTAAGTATGGCGACTTAGCAAAACCAAGAACATTGGATATTATGGCGGCTCTGAATCGTATGCGTAAATCTCAGTTTAAACCTTCACACTAG
- the mrdA gene encoding penicillin-binding protein 2, with translation MNHKRVKMRDHNSEVKLFRNRVIVAFAGILVFTLVLIGNLYRLQVEEFKSYQTRANGNRIKVLPIAPTRGLIYDRNGVLLAENRLVYDLSMIPEKIDNVEDMLEKLNNYIPLNDEQIASFNKRYHNTRRFKPVTILDNLTEENIAKFSAHQYQFPGLSINTSLRRFYPNGEVLTHMLGYVAHINDSDLRKLQEQGKDANYQATTTIGKLGIERYYEDLLHGQKGYQEVEVNSRGRVVRTIEYVPPIAGKDIVLNIDIKLQKYVFEQLKNRPGSAVILDPKDNSVLAMASSPSYDPNLFVDGISTKEYQALLNDPAHPLINRTTLGVYPPASTVKPFMAVAGLQEHVISPNTIRNDHGVWRIPGSKSNSKAWRDWKRWGHGPVNVTRAIEESVDSFFYQTAFDLGIDRISTWMNRFGFGKPTGIDIYEESNANMPTREWKMMRYHTPWYQGDTVPIGIGQGYWTSTPLQLAKATSILINHGKVMPPHILRATLDHGEPFDTQTLVVPKPMKSIEEVPDAIWDIPINAMRLVNNGSRGSGRRAFKGADYVSGGKSGTAQVFDLAKNQIYNSKTLAKHLLDHALYTAFAPYKHPQYVATVVIEHGNGGSKIGAPYIRKVLDYAFKHQKDKPQEH, from the coding sequence ATGAACCACAAACGCGTAAAAATGCGTGATCATAATAGCGAAGTCAAACTATTTAGAAACCGAGTAATCGTCGCATTTGCTGGGATATTAGTCTTCACACTCGTTTTAATTGGCAACCTATACCGACTCCAAGTAGAAGAGTTCAAAAGTTATCAAACGCGAGCGAATGGTAACAGAATTAAAGTGCTCCCTATCGCTCCTACGCGTGGTTTGATCTATGACCGAAATGGCGTTTTATTAGCTGAAAACAGGCTCGTTTATGATTTGAGCATGATTCCAGAGAAAATTGATAATGTTGAGGATATGCTCGAAAAACTCAACAACTATATTCCACTCAACGATGAACAAATTGCCAGTTTCAATAAGCGCTATCACAATACGCGCCGATTTAAGCCTGTCACCATATTAGACAATCTCACTGAAGAAAATATCGCTAAGTTTTCGGCCCACCAATATCAATTTCCTGGCTTGTCGATTAATACAAGTCTAAGACGTTTTTACCCTAACGGTGAGGTGCTCACTCATATGTTGGGCTATGTTGCACATATCAATGACAGTGACTTAAGAAAACTGCAAGAGCAAGGTAAAGATGCGAATTATCAAGCGACTACCACCATTGGTAAGTTGGGCATAGAAAGGTACTACGAAGATTTGCTACATGGACAAAAAGGCTATCAAGAAGTAGAAGTTAATAGCCGTGGCCGTGTCGTAAGAACCATCGAGTATGTGCCACCAATAGCAGGGAAAGATATTGTTCTTAATATAGACATTAAGTTACAAAAATACGTATTCGAACAACTTAAGAATCGCCCAGGCAGCGCCGTGATTTTGGATCCTAAAGACAATAGCGTATTGGCGATGGCATCCAGCCCTAGCTATGACCCAAATCTATTTGTTGATGGTATTTCGACTAAGGAATATCAAGCTTTATTGAATGACCCAGCTCATCCGTTAATCAATAGAACAACTTTAGGTGTCTATCCACCCGCCTCGACCGTAAAACCATTTATGGCTGTTGCGGGGTTACAAGAGCATGTTATTTCGCCAAATACCATCCGTAACGATCATGGTGTTTGGCGAATACCAGGCTCTAAATCCAATTCTAAAGCATGGCGAGATTGGAAACGTTGGGGGCACGGACCGGTCAATGTAACGAGAGCGATTGAAGAGTCCGTTGATTCATTCTTCTATCAAACTGCGTTTGATTTGGGTATCGATCGTATTTCGACTTGGATGAATCGCTTTGGCTTTGGTAAGCCGACAGGGATTGACATCTATGAAGAGAGCAATGCCAACATGCCAACCCGTGAATGGAAAATGATGCGCTACCACACACCTTGGTACCAAGGTGATACCGTTCCAATCGGTATTGGTCAAGGTTATTGGACGTCGACACCTCTTCAATTGGCCAAAGCTACCTCTATTTTGATCAATCACGGTAAAGTAATGCCTCCCCATATTCTAAGAGCGACCTTGGATCATGGAGAACCCTTTGATACTCAAACCCTTGTTGTACCAAAGCCGATGAAATCGATTGAAGAAGTACCAGACGCAATTTGGGATATTCCAATCAATGCAATGAGACTGGTGAATAATGGCAGTCGAGGCAGCGGTAGAAGAGCCTTTAAAGGGGCTGACTATGTAAGTGGTGGAAAATCAGGAACCGCGCAAGTGTTTGATTTGGCTAAAAATCAGATATACAACTCGAAAACACTCGCAAAGCACTTACTCGATCATGCGCTTTACACCGCGTTTGCACCGTATAAACATCCTCAATACGTCGCAACAGTGGTCATTGAACATGGTAACGGTGGCTCAAAGATCGGCGCTCCATATATTCGCAAAGTACTGGATTACGCCTTTAAACATCAGAAAGACAAACCTCAAGAACATTGA
- a CDS encoding DNA-J related domain-containing protein produces MVDKPNTASHQDSSIINQSYMENPLLWPIMEVLKHQSGGWKVHTLATHLNDLGLMPALDPTPEKELFKKNFLIMNALYQLQEALYPDSWLQVQAMDIVLMSGRYHGNTHTIDLNDPLRDYYINWINYEADEGEVKRLLNEFWTRYKRFVGGSETDMDRSHALRLFELPLDATHQDIRKRWRRLALRWHPDRDEGNTAKFQTLCEAWHVLRR; encoded by the coding sequence ATGGTAGATAAGCCCAATACAGCAAGCCATCAAGATAGCAGCATAATCAACCAATCTTATATGGAAAACCCTTTGCTTTGGCCGATTATGGAAGTGCTGAAACATCAGTCGGGCGGTTGGAAAGTTCATACGCTGGCGACGCACCTCAATGATCTTGGTTTAATGCCTGCACTCGATCCTACGCCAGAAAAAGAGCTGTTTAAGAAAAACTTTTTGATCATGAATGCACTCTACCAGTTGCAAGAGGCCTTGTATCCAGACAGTTGGTTGCAGGTTCAAGCCATGGACATTGTATTGATGAGTGGACGTTATCATGGCAACACTCATACCATTGATCTCAACGACCCACTGCGTGATTACTACATCAACTGGATCAACTATGAAGCGGATGAGGGTGAAGTAAAAAGGTTGTTGAATGAGTTTTGGACTCGTTACAAGAGGTTTGTCGGTGGCAGTGAAACCGATATGGACAGAAGCCATGCACTCCGTTTGTTTGAATTGCCATTGGATGCAACTCATCAAGACATACGAAAGCGCTGGAGACGTCTTGCACTACGCTGGCATCCAGATAGGGATGAGGGCAATACGGCTAAGTTTCAGACATTATGTGAAGCATGGCATGTCTTGAGGCGCTAG
- a CDS encoding PhnA domain-containing protein — protein sequence MSSEATMLERCQSKCELCGSDSSLTAYAVPPHSHVTVDHGIMVCDKCLGEIDDPKDINHWRCLTDSMWSQEAPVQVMAWRQLTRLNSESWAQDALDMMYLEEETSVWAQIGMSADDKPLDVNGVELKKGDDVTVIKDLPVKGTNQVIKQGTVIRGISVGDDPKLVSGKTNGGQSMYVIAEFCRKK from the coding sequence ATGTCTTCTGAAGCTACTATGCTAGAACGCTGCCAATCTAAATGTGAACTATGTGGTTCTGATTCTTCTCTTACTGCATACGCAGTGCCGCCACACAGCCACGTAACAGTGGATCACGGCATCATGGTATGTGACAAATGTCTTGGTGAGATTGATGATCCTAAAGATATCAACCACTGGCGTTGCCTGACTGACAGTATGTGGAGCCAAGAAGCGCCAGTTCAAGTAATGGCATGGCGTCAACTTACTCGTCTGAACTCTGAAAGCTGGGCTCAAGACGCACTAGACATGATGTACCTTGAAGAAGAAACATCAGTTTGGGCACAAATCGGCATGTCTGCTGATGACAAGCCTCTTGACGTGAATGGCGTAGAGCTTAAAAAAGGTGACGACGTAACAGTAATCAAAGACTTGCCAGTCAAAGGGACTAACCAAGTGATTAAGCAAGGTACTGTTATCCGTGGTATCAGTGTTGGTGACGATCCTAAGCTTGTTTCTGGTAAAACCAACGGCGGTCAATCAATGTACGTCATCGCTGAGTTCTGCCGTAAGAAGTAA
- a CDS encoding SgrR family transcriptional regulator: MSSPRLRVQFETLFEYFDGKDADVQLDDITDVLCCTRRNARMVLNKLEEEGWVEWLPAAGRGKLSQLIFKQNRCDVSENLARRYLQEGKIGQALSVLDHNAAKLTQVIQNYLGVQYQEGEQVIRLPYYRPLSMLNPTKSMRRSEQHIACQVFSGLTRLDENDELQPDLAHSWQKISDHQWRFFLRPGVRFHNGEPLLTSHVVDTLLALEPLNMFSHIKDVSSPANCVVDVFLTRPDKYFPLALTESIAKVTLPMTLRGEDYDIRPIGTGPYRIDKNDEKQLVLTAFNGYFGFRPLIDRVEVWVVDEAYSSMVYPSLSKPVMADRGDSDEVELDPGCTYLLLNRKQGIAQDPQWAEFLSNALNAADLFVHIPKETVIDLGVLHAYGIKPGWYDIKLKTPVCPCPPANGKPSIKLAYQCQHTMFPTLAKAIVTVLKQYNVDVELLGYEIVPPHPDNVDIWINPMGIANNRDDALAGWLMDYSFLDESSPAEDFEQWCHMIDRWRSGEFEQFPARQLGKQLVQSNQLIPMFHCWLGVNKDQCGTLQNAKCNALGWFDFSQVWVKPDVD; this comes from the coding sequence ATGAGTAGCCCAAGACTTCGTGTTCAATTTGAAACCCTATTTGAATACTTTGACGGTAAAGATGCTGATGTTCAGCTCGACGACATAACGGACGTTCTCTGTTGTACCCGTCGTAATGCCCGTATGGTACTGAACAAGCTTGAAGAAGAAGGGTGGGTAGAATGGTTACCTGCGGCTGGCCGAGGGAAGTTATCTCAACTGATCTTTAAACAGAATCGTTGTGATGTTAGTGAAAACTTGGCACGTCGCTACTTGCAAGAAGGAAAAATCGGACAAGCTCTCTCAGTACTCGACCATAACGCTGCCAAGCTGACTCAAGTGATTCAAAATTACTTAGGAGTGCAATATCAAGAAGGTGAACAAGTTATTCGTTTGCCTTACTATCGACCGCTCTCCATGCTTAACCCCACTAAATCAATGCGCCGTTCTGAACAGCACATCGCTTGTCAGGTATTCAGTGGTTTAACTCGCCTAGACGAAAACGACGAGCTACAACCCGATCTTGCTCATTCATGGCAAAAAATCAGTGATCATCAATGGCGATTTTTCCTGCGTCCGGGGGTTCGTTTTCACAATGGGGAGCCTCTACTAACGAGTCATGTGGTGGATACACTTCTTGCACTCGAACCGCTCAATATGTTCTCTCATATTAAAGATGTCTCCTCACCGGCAAACTGCGTTGTCGATGTCTTCTTAACTCGCCCTGATAAATATTTTCCCCTTGCCTTAACGGAATCGATCGCTAAAGTCACTTTACCGATGACTTTACGCGGTGAAGACTATGATATTCGACCGATTGGTACCGGTCCGTATCGCATTGATAAGAACGACGAGAAGCAACTCGTGCTAACCGCTTTCAATGGTTACTTTGGTTTCAGACCATTGATTGATCGCGTAGAGGTTTGGGTGGTCGATGAAGCTTATTCTTCAATGGTTTATCCAAGCCTTTCTAAACCGGTAATGGCTGATCGAGGAGACAGCGATGAGGTCGAACTCGATCCGGGCTGTACCTATTTATTGCTGAATAGAAAGCAGGGTATTGCACAAGATCCACAGTGGGCGGAGTTCTTATCCAACGCTTTGAATGCAGCTGATTTGTTTGTGCATATCCCGAAAGAAACGGTTATTGATTTGGGTGTGCTACATGCTTATGGAATTAAACCTGGTTGGTATGACATCAAACTCAAGACACCGGTTTGTCCTTGTCCACCCGCCAATGGGAAACCGAGTATAAAATTGGCATATCAATGCCAGCACACAATGTTCCCAACACTGGCTAAGGCCATCGTTACGGTGTTGAAGCAATACAATGTTGATGTTGAGCTTTTGGGTTACGAAATCGTTCCGCCACACCCCGATAATGTTGATATTTGGATTAACCCAATGGGTATCGCGAACAATAGAGATGATGCGTTGGCGGGGTGGTTGATGGATTACAGTTTTTTAGATGAATCTAGCCCAGCAGAAGACTTCGAACAATGGTGCCACATGATTGATCGTTGGCGATCGGGTGAATTTGAGCAATTCCCGGCAAGGCAGTTAGGTAAGCAACTTGTGCAAAGCAATCAACTGATTCCGATGTTTCATTGTTGGTTAGGTGTAAACAAAGATCAGTGCGGTACATTACAAAACGCTAAATGTAATGCGTTAGGTTGGTTCGATTTTAGCCAAGTTTGGGTAAAGCCTGACGTTGACTAA
- a CDS encoding hotdog fold thioesterase, translating to MSIWKKPVDLDTFNATSKNTLIEHLNIVYTEVNDNALVATMPVCHFTHQPLGMLHGGASVVLAETLGSLAANFCVPDGYYCVGLDINANHVRSMREGYVIGTAEPIHLGVSTQVWQINITDERQRLVCTSRLTIAVKKHKR from the coding sequence ATGAGTATTTGGAAAAAGCCCGTTGACTTAGATACCTTCAACGCGACCTCAAAAAATACCTTAATTGAACATCTCAACATTGTTTACACCGAGGTCAACGACAACGCTTTGGTTGCAACCATGCCGGTTTGCCATTTTACGCACCAACCACTGGGTATGCTTCATGGCGGCGCATCGGTGGTGTTAGCGGAAACACTGGGTTCACTAGCAGCAAACTTTTGCGTGCCAGATGGCTACTATTGCGTTGGGCTCGATATCAATGCAAATCACGTTCGATCGATGCGTGAAGGGTATGTTATAGGCACTGCTGAGCCGATTCACCTTGGTGTATCTACTCAAGTATGGCAGATAAATATCACAGATGAGCGTCAACGCTTGGTTTGTACTAGCCGCTTAACCATTGCCGTGAAGAAGCACAAACGCTAA
- a CDS encoding site-2 protease family protein, with translation MELLAIEFLGKPLRLEGSMAGWQQLYWDNTLVSQLDATTDQEDVRTHAFTLRSGEETLQCHVESTVQWQPFEMTYKASVNGQTITEGNRNTKDIEQQTPVVAPKPEKRFSLIGLVSLGMKALKSAKLIKVVLASASLAAYSWLFSIQFALALIACLMFHEYGHIRAMKYFGMKTKGIYLIPFLGGLALSDEKINTRWQDVVISIMGPLFGLILSLLFMVLYWVTGEMFFAGLAVFNALLNLFNLLPILPLDGGHVLKSISFSMNSMLGIVLCVAAAVAGVVLSYQLNLTLFGFLLIMGSVEILFEWKGRHHSHLLPLDKYGQVVAFLWYVGLVSSLIGVIWYFASTGDQLLSLPLHILGT, from the coding sequence TTGGAATTACTCGCGATAGAGTTTCTTGGGAAACCGCTTCGATTAGAAGGGTCAATGGCAGGGTGGCAACAGTTATATTGGGATAATACTTTGGTGTCTCAGTTAGATGCGACTACTGACCAAGAAGACGTACGAACACATGCATTTACATTACGGTCGGGCGAAGAAACGTTGCAGTGTCACGTTGAATCAACCGTTCAATGGCAACCGTTTGAGATGACGTATAAAGCATCGGTCAATGGCCAAACTATTACCGAAGGCAATCGAAACACTAAAGATATCGAGCAACAAACCCCGGTTGTCGCGCCTAAGCCGGAAAAGCGTTTTAGCTTGATTGGATTGGTGTCGCTTGGTATGAAGGCGCTAAAAAGCGCCAAGCTAATCAAGGTCGTACTTGCTTCTGCCAGTTTAGCGGCCTATTCATGGTTGTTTTCAATTCAGTTTGCTTTGGCCTTAATCGCTTGTTTAATGTTCCATGAGTACGGTCATATCAGAGCGATGAAATACTTTGGCATGAAAACCAAAGGGATCTACTTAATCCCATTCCTTGGTGGTTTGGCGCTGTCCGATGAAAAGATTAATACGCGCTGGCAAGATGTGGTTATCTCAATCATGGGGCCATTGTTCGGCCTGATATTGTCTTTACTCTTTATGGTGTTGTATTGGGTAACTGGCGAAATGTTTTTTGCCGGCCTTGCGGTATTTAACGCTTTATTAAACCTATTCAACCTGCTACCTATTTTGCCTCTTGATGGCGGGCATGTTCTCAAAAGTATCAGTTTCTCGATGAACAGTATGCTTGGTATCGTACTGTGTGTCGCGGCTGCTGTGGCTGGCGTGGTATTGAGTTATCAGTTGAATTTAACTCTATTTGGTTTCTTATTGATCATGGGCAGTGTTGAAATACTCTTCGAATGGAAAGGGCGTCATCACAGTCACTTGTTGCCGTTAGACAAATACGGTCAAGTCGTAGCATTCCTCTGGTACGTGGGTTTAGTGAGCAGCTTGATCGGTGTTATCTGGTATTTTGCATCGACCGGTGATCAGCTATTAAGCCTACCATTACACATTCTGGGGACTTAA
- a CDS encoding DUF3389 domain-containing protein produces the protein MVITFKSGKVIATAHELVVRLDGEHRVTLHAQVDAIQLIGKGANVISANGSECKWSIKLDNEQQLRDIANEIGCDVM, from the coding sequence ATGGTCATAACCTTTAAAAGCGGAAAAGTGATTGCGACAGCGCATGAGTTGGTTGTTCGTCTGGATGGTGAGCATAGAGTGACACTGCACGCACAGGTTGACGCGATTCAACTGATCGGAAAAGGGGCAAACGTTATTTCTGCCAACGGGTCTGAGTGTAAATGGTCGATAAAATTAGACAACGAGCAACAGCTCCGCGATATCGCCAATGAAATCGGCTGTGATGTGATGTAA
- a CDS encoding DUF1656 domain-containing protein has translation MNTMPHELAWGEIYFPPLLLVIALAYVLTILTGSIVTKLGLHKYVAFPAIAELSLIVIFVGVIGQFITIF, from the coding sequence ATGAACACAATGCCACATGAGCTTGCGTGGGGTGAGATCTACTTCCCTCCTTTGCTATTGGTTATCGCGTTAGCTTATGTATTGACGATATTGACTGGCTCAATCGTGACAAAACTTGGGTTACATAAATATGTCGCTTTTCCTGCAATTGCCGAATTAAGCTTGATCGTAATTTTCGTCGGCGTTATCGGTCAATTCATCACCATCTTCTGA
- a CDS encoding LysR family transcriptional regulator, whose protein sequence is MNFSIEQLLAFVTVYEQRSFSKAAVKLNKHRTTVGQVITNLEDHLAVSLFNRVGRSVEPTEDGHLLYHYAKQTIEQARTFDKVALSLSYGGLEKITIAYSSFVPQRVLVDIRKRLKHDYPMMRVNFLVRNKNEIKQGIQSGEYHFGLVNAHNSRAMHSFDSTFLGHFEFYPFGQKGGELSNMDKDEVLVALKNSKQFVLKSLIDEGMSEKIIVSSDYEEIDQLSLVIKMLEEGFGWALLPKAFFTDSEFSKHSIEPIHSVQMVEGFKFGFALWCPHSKQVSGIKGSLVSVIKEYREQLLDRFKS, encoded by the coding sequence ATGAACTTTAGTATTGAACAACTTCTCGCGTTTGTGACCGTCTATGAACAGCGGTCATTTAGCAAGGCGGCGGTAAAGCTCAACAAGCACAGAACGACCGTAGGTCAGGTGATTACAAACTTGGAAGATCATCTTGCGGTGAGTCTTTTTAATAGGGTCGGGCGATCGGTTGAACCGACTGAGGACGGACACCTCCTTTATCACTACGCAAAACAGACGATTGAACAAGCTCGTACTTTTGACAAGGTGGCGTTGAGCCTCTCTTATGGTGGGCTAGAGAAAATTACAATTGCGTATTCGAGTTTCGTTCCACAACGTGTTTTGGTCGATATACGCAAACGACTTAAGCACGACTATCCCATGATGCGAGTGAACTTCCTGGTTAGGAATAAGAACGAAATCAAACAAGGGATACAAAGCGGGGAGTATCACTTTGGACTTGTGAATGCTCATAATAGCCGAGCAATGCACAGTTTTGATTCTACTTTCCTTGGTCACTTTGAGTTCTACCCATTCGGACAGAAAGGGGGAGAACTCTCAAATATGGATAAAGACGAAGTGTTGGTGGCACTAAAGAACTCTAAACAGTTCGTATTGAAGTCTCTGATTGATGAAGGGATGTCTGAAAAGATTATCGTGAGCTCTGACTATGAAGAGATTGATCAGCTTTCGTTAGTGATAAAAATGCTTGAAGAGGGTTTCGGGTGGGCGCTTCTCCCTAAAGCTTTTTTTACCGACTCTGAATTTTCAAAACATTCAATAGAGCCCATTCACTCTGTGCAAATGGTGGAAGGATTCAAATTTGGATTCGCGTTGTGGTGTCCGCATTCGAAACAAGTCAGTGGTATCAAAGGCTCTTTGGTGTCGGTCATTAAAGAGTACCGAGAGCAACTTCTGGATCGTTTTAAGTCGTGA
- a CDS encoding DMT family transporter produces the protein MQTVILTLITLVAFAANSVLCRWALMDQAIDPLSFSIVRILSGALTLLILCTLSCQSKSKQKLANNNTSVYTKLKLQFQFTSILSLLVYMFSFSFAYLELGAGLGALVLFVAVQFTMIAAHWFSGNRMSLLEWAGCLLSVAGLVYLLMPTESTQTPDSVSIILMSLAGVGWGIYTLAGKKSLNALQSTTANFGFSSLIIFVGLSLLVLIPNAMPQVSISEQGLIYAVISGSVASGVGYSLWYHVVKKLNTVVASIAQLSVPVIATLGGVLILSEPVTMQFIISSTVILLGISLVLVAPKRKK, from the coding sequence ATGCAAACTGTGATTCTCACATTGATTACGCTGGTGGCATTTGCGGCAAATTCAGTCTTGTGCCGTTGGGCTTTAATGGATCAAGCGATTGATCCTTTGAGTTTTTCGATCGTGCGCATCTTGTCTGGTGCGCTTACACTTCTGATTTTATGCACTTTATCTTGCCAATCTAAGTCTAAACAAAAGTTAGCAAACAACAACACATCGGTATATACAAAGCTGAAGTTACAGTTTCAATTCACATCAATATTATCACTGCTCGTGTATATGTTTAGTTTCTCATTTGCTTACTTAGAGCTTGGCGCAGGTCTTGGTGCTCTGGTGTTGTTTGTCGCCGTTCAATTTACGATGATCGCCGCGCACTGGTTCTCTGGAAACAGAATGTCATTACTTGAGTGGGCCGGGTGTTTGTTATCTGTGGCAGGGCTTGTTTACTTGTTAATGCCAACGGAATCGACACAGACTCCAGACTCAGTTTCTATCATCTTGATGTCTCTGGCCGGAGTTGGGTGGGGCATTTACACATTGGCAGGAAAGAAATCTTTAAACGCACTGCAATCGACGACCGCTAACTTCGGATTTAGCTCGCTCATTATCTTTGTCGGTTTAAGCCTTCTGGTTCTAATACCAAATGCAATGCCTCAAGTCTCTATCAGTGAGCAAGGTTTGATTTACGCGGTTATCTCGGGCTCGGTGGCTTCGGGTGTAGGGTATAGCTTGTGGTATCACGTGGTGAAAAAACTGAATACCGTGGTTGCATCCATTGCGCAGCTGTCCGTGCCTGTCATCGCGACACTCGGCGGTGTTTTGATACTCTCTGAACCTGTCACAATGCAATTTATAATTTCTTCTACCGTTATTTTGCTTGGGATCAGCTTGGTTCTTGTTGCCCCTAAACGTAAGAAATAA